The DNA window CCAAGAAGCTCGTGTCGCTGAAGAACGCGGGCTGTTCGGTACGCCTGGCCCACGACGGGGCGCCACGCTCGATGAGCGCGTCGGTCGAACGGGCCGTGTCCGGCGGTCTCACCGAGCGCGTGCGGTGCTACGAGGACCGGGGGTCCGGGCTGCCGCGGGCCGGTCTGCACTCCAAGTACCTGCTGGTCGAGGGCACGTACGCCGGCGCCGCGGGCCGCAGGCTCGTGTTCACCGGCAGCCACAACTACACGTATCCCGCGCTGCGGTCCAACGACGAGACGCTGCTGAAGATCGACAACGCGACCCTCTTCGGCCAGTACAAGACGAGCCACACCCGGCTGATGAGCTACTGCAAGGGCTCCTGACCCACGCCGAAGGGCCGGCCCCCGGTGGGACCGGCCCTTCGGCACGCCCGCATGCGTACCGCCGCCTACTCGGCCTTGATCGCGTCGAGCATGTTCAGCCTCGCCGCGCTGCGGGCCGGCCACATCGCGGCCAGCACGCCGACGACCGCCGCCAGCAGCAGGAAGACGCCGATCCGGTCCCACGGCAGGACCAGTGCGTAACCCGGCACCTGGTCCCTGACCGTCTGGCCGATGGCCCAGCCCAGGAACGTACCGAGGCCGACACCGATCACCGCGCCGAAGAGCGAGATGACCACGGCCTCCAGCCGGATCATGGTCTTGACCCTGCGCCGGTCGAGGCCGATCGCGCGCAGCATGCCGATCTCCTGCTGACGCTCGAAGACGGACATCGCCAGGGTGTTGATGACACCGAGCACCGCGATCAGCAGGGCCATGCCCAGCAGGCCGTACATGATGTTCAGCATCGTGTTGATCATGCCGCCGAACTGGTTGCGGATGTCCTGCTGGTCCATCACGCTGATCGCCGGGTTCTGCCCCAGCGCGTCCACGAGCGCCTTCTCGTTCGCCTCGCTCGCGCCGCCGTCCGTCTTCACCCAGATCTCGCGGATGTACGGCTTGGCCTGGTGTTCGGTGACGGTCTTCTGGTCGATGAGGACCGGCGAGAGGAACTCGTTGCCCTTGTACGTCGCGCCGACCTTCAGCTTCCCCTTCTTGCCGTCGGCCCACTTCACCGGCACGCTGTCGCCGACCTTGAAGCCGCGGCTCTTCGCCGTCTTGTCGTCGACCGCTATCGCGCCCTCGGCGAGCGAGTCCAGCGAGCCGGCGACCGGCGTGACGTTGATGACCCGCTCGATGTCGCCCGGCGTGACGCCGGAGGCGGCGGCCCACTCGCCCTTGAGGTCGAAGTCGGCGGCCGTCTGCGGCGAGACCGCGGACACGCCCGGCGCCTTCTCCAGCGCGCTGAGCGCCGACGTGTCCAGCGAACCGCCGCCGGCCATCGTGAACATGTAGTCGGCCTTGATGTTGTCCGTGGTCATCTTGTCCACGGCCCGGCCCATCGTGACGCCCAGCACGGACAGCCCGGTGACCAGAGTGAGGCCGATGGCCAGCGCCGACGCGGTGGCTCCGGTGCGCCGCGGGTTGCGGACCGCGTTCTGGCCGGCCAGCGTGCCCGACACCCCGAAGAGCTTGCTGATCAGCGGCCGTACGAGCGCGATGACCGGGCGGGACAGCAGCGGGATCAGCACGATGATGCCGATCAGCGCGAAGAACGCGCCGGCCCCGATGAGCATCCGGCCGTCCTTGCCGGCCGCCGCGCCGGCGAGGATGCCGGCGGCGCCCAGCAGCGTGATGAAGCCGCCGATGGAGTTGCGTACGACGAGCGACTTGGTGGTCGCCACGGCGTGCACGCTGCTCATCGCCGCCACCGGCGGGATCTTCGCGGCCCGGCGGGCGGGCAGCCACGCGGCGAGCATGGTGACCAGGACGCCGACCGCGAAGGCGGCGGCGACCGCGGTGGGCGAGACGATCAGCGGACCGGCCGGCATCTTCGCGCCGAACATGGACATCGCGGAGCGCAGCCCGGTCGCGAGGCCGAGTCCGAGGGCGAAGCCGACCACGGAGGCGATCGCGCCGACCACCATGGCTTCGAGCAGTACGGAGCGCTTGACCTGGCGGCGCGAGGCGCCGACCGCGCGCATCAGCGCCAGTTCCTTGGTGCGCTGGGCGACCAGCATGGTGAAGGTGTTGGAGATCAGGAAGACGCCGACGAAGAGCGCTATCGCGGCGAAGCCGAGCAGTACCTGGTTGAGGGTGCTCAGACCCTCCTCGATCATCTTCGCCTGGTCGTCGGCGAGCTCCCTGCCCGTCTGGGCCTCGGCCTCCTTGGGCAGCAGCGGCTTCACCGCGTCGAGCAGCTTCTGCTCGGACGTGCCGGAGGCGGCGGCGATCGTGACGTCCTTGAAGTGGCCGGGCGTCAGGTAGAGCTTCTGGGCGGCAGGGGTCTCGAAGAGCACCAGCGAGCCGCCGGCGTTGACCTGGCCGTCCTCGGTGGTGAAGACGCCGGAGAGGGTGTACTCCTTCACCGGGCCGTTGGTCGCGACCCGCACGGTGTCACCCGTCCGGTACTCGCCCTTGTCGGCGGTGGCCTTGTCGAGAGCGATCTCACCGGCCTTCGCGGGGCCGGAGCCGTCGGTGAAGTCGTACGCCGGGTCCTTGCCGTTCGCGCCCGGCTCGAAGTTCGCTCCGGTGTTCGACCAGCCGTTGCCGATCAACTTGCCGTCGGGGTCGGCGACCCCGGCGAAGCCGGAAACCCGGCCGGTGGCGGAGGCGACGCCGTCCAGGCCCTGGATCTTCTTCAGGGTCCGGGCGTCTATCCCCTGTTCCTTCTTGCTGTTCTCCATGTCGGGGTACGTGGTGACCGCGACGGCGACGTCCTTGTAGCTCTTGGCGGACTGGTTGCTGTAGGCGTTGGAGAGGGTGTCGGTGAAGACCAGGGTGCCGGACACGAAGGCCACGCCGAGCATTACGGCGAGCACGGTCATCAGCAGCCTGGCCTTGTGCGCGAGCACATTGCGCAGGGCGGTACGGAACATGTTTCTGTCAGTCCTGGTGGTGGAAGCGGCGGCCGGAGGGGAGCGAGCTCTCGCGGGTCAGCTGGTGCGGCCCTTGGAGTCGAACTCCTTCATCCGGTCGAGGACACCGTCCGCGGTCGGGCTCAGCATCTCGTCCACGATCCGCCCGTCCGCCAGGAAGATCACGCGGTCCGCGTACGAGGCGGCCGACGGATCGTGCGTCACCATGACGACGGTCTGGCCCAGCTCGCGCACCGAGTTCCGCAGGAAGCCCAGGACCTCGGCGCCCGAGCGCGAGTCCAGGTTTCCGGTCGGCTCGTCGCCGAACATGATCTCCGGCCTGCTCGCCAGCGCGCGGGCCACGGCGACGCGCTGCTGCTGGCCGCCGGAGAGCTGCGCGGGGCGGTGGCTGAGCCGGTCGGACAGGCCCACCATGTCGATGACCGTCTTCAGCCACTCCTGGTCGGGCTTGCGGCCGGCGATGTCCATCGGCAGCGTGATGTTCTCGGCGGCGGTCAGCGTGGGCAGCAGGTTGAACGCCTGGAAGATGAAGCCGATCTTGTCCCGGCGCAGCTGCGTGAGCTGCTTGTCCTTAAGGGTGCCCAGCTCGGTCTCACCGATCCGTACGGAGCCGGAGCTGAAGGAGTCCAGACCGGCCACGCAGTGCATCAGCGTCGACTTGCCGGAGCCGGACGGACCCATGATCGCCGTGAACTCGCCCTGCCGGAAGTCGACCGTGACCCGGTCCAGGGCGACCACCTGGGTCTCGCCCTGCCCGTAGACCTTCGAAAGCTCCGTGGCGCGTGCGGCCACCGCGGTGGCGCGGTGGGCGGTGGCGGTGGGGGTGGTGGTCACGAGAGGGCACTCCTGTCGGGGACGTGTAAAGGGACCCCTTCATCGTCCCGTCCGATCGGCGCCCGCGGATCAGCCCTCGTGCCCGTTCGGGTGGCCCTCTTGAGTCGCATCGCCGGACACGGCGGTCCTCCTTTGGTATGACGCCGCCCCTGAGACCCTCCCCGGGCCCGTCCCCTGAGTCACGAAGAGGCCACGCACAGTCGAGTTTCCGCCTTTCCCGCAGGCGGCCCTTCGGACGCGTCCACCGCGCCGGGCATGTGCCGACAGCCCATTACGCACGCTGACACACCCTCAGGCGCCAATAAAATAAGACAACATCGGCCGGGGGTTCCGCTGTTCGGGGGAAGCGTCCGGATAGGCTCTGACCCGCTAATTGCGGAGCCGCGCACCTTGCCCGGATGGTGGAATGCAGACACGGCGAGCTTAAACCTCGCTGCCCCTCGGGGCGTGCCGGTTCGAGTCCGGCTCCGGG is part of the Streptomyces agglomeratus genome and encodes:
- a CDS encoding ABC transporter permease, yielding MFRTALRNVLAHKARLLMTVLAVMLGVAFVSGTLVFTDTLSNAYSNQSAKSYKDVAVAVTTYPDMENSKKEQGIDARTLKKIQGLDGVASATGRVSGFAGVADPDGKLIGNGWSNTGANFEPGANGKDPAYDFTDGSGPAKAGEIALDKATADKGEYRTGDTVRVATNGPVKEYTLSGVFTTEDGQVNAGGSLVLFETPAAQKLYLTPGHFKDVTIAAASGTSEQKLLDAVKPLLPKEAEAQTGRELADDQAKMIEEGLSTLNQVLLGFAAIALFVGVFLISNTFTMLVAQRTKELALMRAVGASRRQVKRSVLLEAMVVGAIASVVGFALGLGLATGLRSAMSMFGAKMPAGPLIVSPTAVAAAFAVGVLVTMLAAWLPARRAAKIPPVAAMSSVHAVATTKSLVVRNSIGGFITLLGAAGILAGAAAGKDGRMLIGAGAFFALIGIIVLIPLLSRPVIALVRPLISKLFGVSGTLAGQNAVRNPRRTGATASALAIGLTLVTGLSVLGVTMGRAVDKMTTDNIKADYMFTMAGGGSLDTSALSALEKAPGVSAVSPQTAADFDLKGEWAAASGVTPGDIERVINVTPVAGSLDSLAEGAIAVDDKTAKSRGFKVGDSVPVKWADGKKGKLKVGATYKGNEFLSPVLIDQKTVTEHQAKPYIREIWVKTDGGASEANEKALVDALGQNPAISVMDQQDIRNQFGGMINTMLNIMYGLLGMALLIAVLGVINTLAMSVFERQQEIGMLRAIGLDRRRVKTMIRLEAVVISLFGAVIGVGLGTFLGWAIGQTVRDQVPGYALVLPWDRIGVFLLLAAVVGVLAAMWPARSAARLNMLDAIKAE
- a CDS encoding ABC transporter ATP-binding protein — translated: MTTTPTATAHRATAVAARATELSKVYGQGETQVVALDRVTVDFRQGEFTAIMGPSGSGKSTLMHCVAGLDSFSSGSVRIGETELGTLKDKQLTQLRRDKIGFIFQAFNLLPTLTAAENITLPMDIAGRKPDQEWLKTVIDMVGLSDRLSHRPAQLSGGQQQRVAVARALASRPEIMFGDEPTGNLDSRSGAEVLGFLRNSVRELGQTVVMVTHDPSAASYADRVIFLADGRIVDEMLSPTADGVLDRMKEFDSKGRTS